In Zingiber officinale cultivar Zhangliang chromosome 8B, Zo_v1.1, whole genome shotgun sequence, a single genomic region encodes these proteins:
- the LOC122017508 gene encoding S-adenosylmethionine synthase-like, translating to MEDTFLFTSESVNEGHPDKLCDQISDAVLDACLEQDPDSKVACETCTKTNMVMVFGEITTKGSIDYEKIVRRTCRSIGFTSNEVGLNADHCQVLVNIEQQSPDIAQGVHGHFTKRPEEIGAGDQGHMFGYATDETPELMPLSHVLATKLGARLTEVRKNGTCSWLRPDGKTQVTVEYRNDHGAMVPLRVHTVLISTQHDETVTNDEIAADLKKHVIKPVIPEQYLDEKSIFHLNPSGRFVIGGPHGDAGLTGRKIIIDTYGGWGAHGGGAFSGKDPTKVDRSGAYIARQAAKSIVASGLARRCIVQISYAIGVPEPLSVFVDTYGTGKISDKEILKLVKENFDFRPGMIIINLDLKRGGGGRFLKTAAYGHFGWDDPDFTWEVVKPLAWEKPDVN from the coding sequence ATGGAGGACACCTTCCTTTTCACCTCTGAATCTGTCAATGAAGGACACCCTGACAAGCTTTGTGATCAGATTTCTGATGCAGTTCTTGATGCCTGTCTTGAACAAGACCCTGACAGCAAGGTTGCTTGTGAGACATGCACTAAGACTAACATGGTCATGGTTTTTGGTGAGATCACCACCAAGGGCAGCATTGATTATGAGAAGATTGTCCGCAGGACTTGCCGCTCAATTGGATTTACATCCAATGAGGTAGGGCTTAATGCTGATCACTGCCAGGTGCTTGTAAACATCGAGCAGCAGTCTCCTGACATTGCCCAAGGTGTTCATGGGCACTTCACTAAGCGCCCCGAGGAGATAGGAGCTGGTGACCAGGGACACATGTTTGGCTATGCAACAGACGAGACTCCTGAGCTGATGCCTTTGAGCCATGTCCTTGCTACTAAGCTTGGTGCACGCCTCACTGAAGTCCGCAAAAACGGGACTTGCTCCTGGTTGAGACCTGATGGCAAAACCCAAGTCACAGTCGAGTACCGCAATGATCATGGAGCTATGGTTCCTCTCCGCGTCCACACTGTCCTCATCTCCACCCAGCATGATGAAACTGTCACTAACGATGAGATTGCTGCTGACCTCAAGAAGCACGTCATCAAACCTGTCATCCCTGAGCAATATTTAGATGAAAAGTCTATTTTCCACCTCAATCCCTCAGGTCGCTTTGTGATCGGTGGGCCTCATGGAGATGCTGGCCTTACTGGTCGTAAGATCATCATCGACACATACGGTGGTTGGGGAGCCCATGGTGGTGGCGCCTTCTCTGGCAAGGACCCAACCAAGGTTGACCGCAGCGGTGCTTACATTGCAAGGCAGGCAGCTAAGAGCATTGTGGCCAGCGGACTAGCTCGTCGTTGCATCGTCCAAATCTCTTACGCAATTGGTGTCCCTGAACCTCTATCTGTGTTTGTTGACACTTATGGCACTGGGAAGATCTCTGATAAGGAGATACTGAAGCTTGTGAAGGAGAATTTTGATTTCAGGCCTGGGATGATTATCATTAACCTGGACTTGAAGAGAGGTGGCGGTGGCAGGTTCCTCAAGACTGCAGCGTACGGTCACTTTGGCTGGGATGATCCTGACTTCACCTGGGAGGTAGTTAAGCCACTCGCATGGGAGAAGCCAGACGTTAATTAG
- the LOC122017509 gene encoding pto-interacting protein 1-like isoform X2, whose protein sequence is MCFSCFRKPNVLPSYHEGPSANAVGQGPHHTPNFTPNNAQPIRVQRIEVPSIPVDEIREITKNFSNSALIGEGSYARVFFGTLKDGKQSIIKKLDDTKQPNQEFLAQVSMVSRLQHENVVALLGYCMDEGSLRVLAYEYASMGSLHDILHGRKGVEGAKPDTILPWAERVKIAVGAAKGLEYLHEKAQPRVIHRDIKSSNVLLFEDYVAKIGDFDISNQSPDMAARLQSTRVLGTFGYHAPE, encoded by the exons ATGTGCTTCAGTTGTTTTAGGAAGCCCAACGTCCTACCTTCTTATCATGAGGGACCATCTGCTAATGCAGTAG GACAGGGTCCTCATCATACTCCAAACTTTACTCCTAATAATGCCCAACCTATTAGAGTCCAGCGAATTGAAGTTCCTTCCATTCCTGTAGATGAAATAAGGGAAATCACAAAGAATTTCAGCAATTCAGCTTTGATCGGAGAGGGTTCATATGCTAGAGTTTTCTTTGGTACCTTGAAAGATGGCAAACAATCTATCATCAAAAAGTTGGATGATACTAAGCAGCCTAACCAAGAATTTTTAGCCCAG GTATCTATGGTGTCCAGGTTGCAACATGAAAATGTGGTAGCGCTTCTGGGTTACTGCATGGATGAAGGAAGTTTACGTGTTCTTGCGTATGAATATGCTTCCATGGGATCCCTTCATGATATCCTACATG GGCGAAAGGGTGTTGAAGGGGCAAAGCCAGACACAATTTTGCCATGGGCAGAACGAGTTAAGATTGCCGTGGGGGCTGCAAAAGGACTTGAATACCTGCATGAGAAAGCACAACCTCGAGTCATTCATCGTGATATCAAGTCCAGCAATGTACTTCTGTTTGAGGATTATGTGGCAAAAATAGGGGACTTTGATATATCCAACCAGAGTCCTGATATGGCAGCACGCCTGCAGTCCACCAGAGTTCTTGGAACTTTTGGTTATCATGCTCCTGAGTAA
- the LOC122017509 gene encoding pto-interacting protein 1-like isoform X1 — MCFSCFRKPNVLPSYHEGPSANAVGQGPHHTPNFTPNNAQPIRVQRIEVPSIPVDEIREITKNFSNSALIGEGSYARVFFGTLKDGKQSIIKKLDDTKQPNQEFLAQVSMVSRLQHENVVALLGYCMDEGSLRVLAYEYASMGSLHDILHGRKGVEGAKPDTILPWAERVKIAVGAAKGLEYLHEKAQPRVIHRDIKSSNVLLFEDYVAKIGDFDISNQSPDMAARLQSTRVLGTFGYHAPEFAMTGHLTSKSDVYSFGVVLLELLTGRKPVDPSLPRGQQSLVTWATQRLTEDKVHQIVDQKLGRDYPQKSIAKYAAVAALCMQYEAELRPNMSIVVKALQPLLNSKNGYPGGASRF; from the exons ATGTGCTTCAGTTGTTTTAGGAAGCCCAACGTCCTACCTTCTTATCATGAGGGACCATCTGCTAATGCAGTAG GACAGGGTCCTCATCATACTCCAAACTTTACTCCTAATAATGCCCAACCTATTAGAGTCCAGCGAATTGAAGTTCCTTCCATTCCTGTAGATGAAATAAGGGAAATCACAAAGAATTTCAGCAATTCAGCTTTGATCGGAGAGGGTTCATATGCTAGAGTTTTCTTTGGTACCTTGAAAGATGGCAAACAATCTATCATCAAAAAGTTGGATGATACTAAGCAGCCTAACCAAGAATTTTTAGCCCAG GTATCTATGGTGTCCAGGTTGCAACATGAAAATGTGGTAGCGCTTCTGGGTTACTGCATGGATGAAGGAAGTTTACGTGTTCTTGCGTATGAATATGCTTCCATGGGATCCCTTCATGATATCCTACATG GGCGAAAGGGTGTTGAAGGGGCAAAGCCAGACACAATTTTGCCATGGGCAGAACGAGTTAAGATTGCCGTGGGGGCTGCAAAAGGACTTGAATACCTGCATGAGAAAGCACAACCTCGAGTCATTCATCGTGATATCAAGTCCAGCAATGTACTTCTGTTTGAGGATTATGTGGCAAAAATAGGGGACTTTGATATATCCAACCAGAGTCCTGATATGGCAGCACGCCTGCAGTCCACCAGAGTTCTTGGAACTTTTGGTTATCATGCTCCTGA GTTTGCCATGACAGGACACCTTACATCCAAGAGCGATGTCTACAGCTTTGGTGTTGTTCTCTTAGAGCTTTTAACTGGACGAAAACCTGTGGATCCGAGTTTGCCACGAGGACAGCAGAGTCTTGTGACATGG GCAACACAAAGGCTAACTGAAGATAAAGTCCACCAAATCGTAGATCAAAAACTAGGAAGAGACTACCCTCAGAAATCTATTGCAAAG TATGCTGCCGTAGCTGCTTTGTGCATGCAGTATGAAGCTGAACTCCGCCCAAACATGAGCATCGTTGTGAAAGCTCTCCAGCCTCTATTGAATTCTAAAAATGGTTACCCTGGCGGTGCATCGAGATTCTAA
- the LOC122017509 gene encoding pto-interacting protein 1-like isoform X3 produces MVSRLQHENVVALLGYCMDEGSLRVLAYEYASMGSLHDILHGRKGVEGAKPDTILPWAERVKIAVGAAKGLEYLHEKAQPRVIHRDIKSSNVLLFEDYVAKIGDFDISNQSPDMAARLQSTRVLGTFGYHAPEFAMTGHLTSKSDVYSFGVVLLELLTGRKPVDPSLPRGQQSLVTWATQRLTEDKVHQIVDQKLGRDYPQKSIAKYAAVAALCMQYEAELRPNMSIVVKALQPLLNSKNGYPGGASRF; encoded by the exons ATGGTGTCCAGGTTGCAACATGAAAATGTGGTAGCGCTTCTGGGTTACTGCATGGATGAAGGAAGTTTACGTGTTCTTGCGTATGAATATGCTTCCATGGGATCCCTTCATGATATCCTACATG GGCGAAAGGGTGTTGAAGGGGCAAAGCCAGACACAATTTTGCCATGGGCAGAACGAGTTAAGATTGCCGTGGGGGCTGCAAAAGGACTTGAATACCTGCATGAGAAAGCACAACCTCGAGTCATTCATCGTGATATCAAGTCCAGCAATGTACTTCTGTTTGAGGATTATGTGGCAAAAATAGGGGACTTTGATATATCCAACCAGAGTCCTGATATGGCAGCACGCCTGCAGTCCACCAGAGTTCTTGGAACTTTTGGTTATCATGCTCCTGA GTTTGCCATGACAGGACACCTTACATCCAAGAGCGATGTCTACAGCTTTGGTGTTGTTCTCTTAGAGCTTTTAACTGGACGAAAACCTGTGGATCCGAGTTTGCCACGAGGACAGCAGAGTCTTGTGACATGG GCAACACAAAGGCTAACTGAAGATAAAGTCCACCAAATCGTAGATCAAAAACTAGGAAGAGACTACCCTCAGAAATCTATTGCAAAG TATGCTGCCGTAGCTGCTTTGTGCATGCAGTATGAAGCTGAACTCCGCCCAAACATGAGCATCGTTGTGAAAGCTCTCCAGCCTCTATTGAATTCTAAAAATGGTTACCCTGGCGGTGCATCGAGATTCTAA
- the LOC122017510 gene encoding uncharacterized protein LOC122017510, translated as MAPRKPLFQKMGFGRPLKLFLVQNICKPRFLKSLLVPAIYVRATLVYNNCRCQQSPTHSLQTWQEQEVLWDAKENCNTGASLQLLMNTIAMRLQKQEFLIRISSENLM; from the exons ATGGCTCCAAG GAAGCCACTATTCCAAAAAATGGGATTCGGGAGGCCCTTAAAATTGTTCTTAGTACAAAACATTTGCAAACCACGTTTCCTTAAATCATTATTAGTTCCTGCTATCTATGTTCGTGCCACTCTAGTATATAATAACTGCAGATGTCAGCAATCACCCACTCATTCATTGCAAACGTGGCAAG AACAGGAAGTGTTGTGGGATGCCAAAGAAAACTGCAACACTGGTGCATCGCTTCAACTATTGATGAATACAATTGCTATGCGGCTGCAAAAGCAAGAGTTTCTGATCAGAATTTCATCAGAGAATTTGATGTAA
- the LOC122017507 gene encoding uncharacterized protein LOC122017507, with translation MTSAASAAAAAAADDDGDGTPASPAETLELILRRLLPFLLSAALSARTLVGRWRLLHSKLSLLLAALSDAAGSPHWPSNQLFSDHLLPSLLSTLRTLRSLSAVCLDQDLPGGKLRLQSDVDIATSGLSLHLHDLHLLLRSGLLHHDGSLASPADDSAAIVLPLPAPSASRAVLALFVRDIFARLQIGALDLKGKALDSLLELLATDPAKISRLVVEEGDLPLLLRLLDPSAHSLLRDRTAAVISILSTASDASRHAVFEEGALGPLLRLLDSGPAVLKERAAIAIHALTADHGCAWAVSAYGGVSILVAACHSGSGSPSVQALAAGSLNNAAAIDDVRAAMVEEGAVSVLIELLSGNLEAQKNAALCLASLAAMGGEEIRNAILQENGLTRLLQLLRVASDPEAIDHALKAISACALAVSPTATKLLSSSPPLFAQLTDLIKRGSAGIQHSAAALVANLSPSEDIKRTMAEAMPALIKMMENSKPSSAQEAAAAALTSLVAVRANRRELSRDEKSVTRLVQMLDPRSEAVAGKELPVAVVLALTSGSSGGARRRLAEAGACQHLQKLAEADVPGAKKALQRITGNRLKNLFSISWPQ, from the coding sequence ATGACTTCCGCCGCTTCCGCTGCCGCTGCCGCCGCCGCTGACGACGATGGTGACGGGACTCCCGCGTCACCGGCTGAGACCCTTGAACTCATCCTCCGTCGCCTCCTCCCTTTTTTGCTATCCGCCGCTCTCTCTGCGCGGACTCTTGTTGGCCGATGGCGTCTCCTCCACTCTAAGCTCTCCCTCCTCCTCGCCGCCCTTTCCGACGCCGCCGGCTCCCCCCACTGGCCTTCCAACCAGCTTTTCAGCGATCACCTCCTACCGTCCCTGCTCTCCACGCTCCGCACCCTCCGCTCCCTCTCCGCTGTCTGTCTCGACCAGGACCTTCCTGGAGGGAAGCTCCGCCTCCAAAGCGACGTCGACATCGCCACCTCCGGCCTCTCGCTCCACCTTCACGACCTCCACCTTCTCCTTCGCTCCGGCCTGCTTCACCACGATGGTTCCCTCGCTTCGCCTGCAGATGACTCCGCAGCGATTGTTCTTCCGCTCCCGGCCCCCTCCGCTTCCCGCGCTGTGCTCGCGCTCTTCGTCCGAGACATCTTCGCTCGTCTCCAGATCGGCGCGCTAGATCTCAAGGGCAAGGCCCTTGATTCCCTCCTGGAGCTTCTCGCTACCGACCCTGCGAAGATCTCCCGTCTTGTAGTCGAGGAGGGCGACCTTCCATTGCTTCTTCGCCTCCTCGATCCCTCCGCCCACTCGCTTCTGCGCGACCGAACCGCAGCAGTGATTTCCATCCTCTCCACCGCCTCCGATGCCTCACGCCACGCTGTCTTCGAGGAGGGCGCCCTCGGCCCACTTTTGCGCCTCCTCGACTCCGGACCGGCGGTCCTGAAGGAGCGAGCGGCCATAGCGATTCACGCACTGACAGCGGATCATGGCTGCGCTTGGGCAGTATCTGCCTACGGCGGCGTCTCGATTCTAGTCGCCGCCTGCCATTCCGGATCCGGATCACCATCTGTCCAAGCCCTCGCTGCCGGTTCCCTCAATAACGCGGCTGCAATCGACGACGTTAGAGCCGCGATGGTGGAGGAAGGTGCTGTCTCAGTACTCATCGAACTACTTTCAGGAAACCTCGAAGCCCAAAAGAACGCCGCCCTCTGTTTGGCTTCTCTGGCCGCCATGGGCGGCGAAGAGATTCGCAACGCTATCCTCCAAGAGAACGGCCTCACTcgtctcctccaactcctccgaGTCGCGTCCGACCCGGAAGCGATAGATCACGCCCTGAAAGCGATCAGCGCCTGCGCCCTCGCCGTTTCTCCGACGGCCACCAAACTCCTCTCTTCATCCCCGCCGCTCTTCGCCCAACTGACGGATCTGATCAAGCGCGGGAGCGCCGGGATCCAACACTCCGCGGCGGCTCTTGTCGCCAACCTATCCCCTAGCGAAGACATCAAGCGAACAATGGCAGAGGCCATGCCGGCGCTTATCAAGATGATGGAGAACTCCAAACCCTCGAGCGCGCAGGAAGCAGCAGCCGCGGCGCTCACTTCGCTGGTGGCCGTACGGGCAAACCGCCGCGAGCTATCGAGGGACGAGAAGAGCGTGACTCGTCTGGTCCAAATGCTAGACCCAAGGAGCGAAGCGGTCGCCGGGAAGGAGCTTCCAGTGGCGGTGGTGCTCGCTCTCACATCCGGCAGCAGCGGCGGGGCTCGGAGGCGACTTGCTGAGGCCGGTGCGTGTCAGCACCTGCAGAAGCTGGCGGAGGCTGACGTACCGGGCGCGAAGAAGGCCTTGCAGCGGATCACCGGCAACCGGCTCAAGAACCTGTTCT